The genomic interval CTGCAGATCTAAATAAGTGCTCTtggataatttaaaatttgtttatgataaaacatatcttttatgatcATAACAAACTTcgaaaattatgattttaataaaatcaagGTTAGCTAAGTACCATATGAATAGTACTTAAAGAAATATACATAAGTTTCGCCATTTTTAAAATACGAGATCTAAAATTAttggattttaaaattttgtggaccaaaaatatattttatccttatatttataatagtaaataaaattaaaaaaaattatcttaattacagttttgatTCATCTATGTTCGTCAAATTCACGCAATTGGTCtccatattttaaaagtcgacagtctttctctttctctctcagatttttgaattaaaaaatgacaatttgatatattttaaattatgtgatgattttatgatataaaaccgtttagatgcattaattattcatatgtgaCATATGATTTTAGTTGATTTTATTGCGATTTCACatgtgttaattattttatattattatatcatatattatgttatttaaaatatgtcatattataattactttatttaaaaaaataaaaataacatactaaaattttaaaataccagaattgattttatgatttaataaaaGTAAGTGACTAAAATTACAactaagtttttttgtttttatataaaaatgatcCGAATATACGGTTAACAAGGCAGGGACCAAACCCCATTcactaatttaatttgatatgcGTACAGTGGTCCCCACGGCCAACTCCAGACAAAACCATTTTCTGATAGAGATTTGGTTTAtctaaaattagtatttttattatttccaaaattaagtattttattataaaaaaatgtataagtaTTTTGAAtgaaacaaaaagaaatattttatttgtcagTAGTATAATAAAAGTAACCGTTGacccaaaaaataaataaataaataataaaagtaaccATTAACAGATTAAGAAAAAATGTAGATTAGGAAAAGTATTTTAGCATAAATCAAGAGATTAAGAAAATATGCCCTAGacttgtaaataaaaaatagttacatAAATATTTCCTAATTTGAAACACtggaaagataaaaaattcCTAATCTGTGctaaaagataaatattgtacttcatttaaaaataactcaaaataagtGATTATGCTTTTTTCcttgatttgtatttttttttcaagttaaatatgatttaagtttttataaaattctgatcttttaaatttattctttgtagaaaatacagtttttaatttatataaaatactatatagtatatacatagttttattctttattgttaaatttattatatatttttaataaatatttgcaagtaaatttataaataattatttttgccTTGAGTTTCTTcacttttcaaaaattaattttaattaattttaaatttaaaaaatataaaattatagaagagttttttataatattttaaatgtatttacaaaaaaatatttaagaatttaaatagaaagacaattaaaaaatgtttacaGAATAATAgacactaaaattaaaatatagtgtAAATatcttctaaaaattaaaaagcatatttaactttataaattaGATTTCTATTTTCGCtcacaaaattttatttcttattcgaAAAGTGAAATCAATAACCCGTACCCCGTACAAGAGATGCTTTCGCTAGATTTGTTTGGGTCTTTGGACAGTGGGGCTGTATATGGACACTTGTCGACTTACACGTATTTTGGTCCCCATCACAACTACAGTGATTTTATTATGAGTTATGcatttatgtaaaataattatatactattattatttaataaaaattcattatcttttaaaataaactattactTTTGTTcgtaaatgaaataaaaaaattcaaaaacaactgCGATATTATGCTTTgaatttaagttattttatttaatttaataatattaatatttgttagttgaaatagattttacaaataaaaaataatatttttttaatttatttttgttaaatattaatataaaattagtttacacTAATATATATCATCTTTTTACTCACTAATATGATAATTCAAATACATTGTtggtataaaaaaaagtttatcaattaattataatcactaaattattaaaaatattaacttttatcataattatttttaaaattgtgttaatatgaataattataatatgatgatataataaaaaataattaatattgaaaataacaatcaacttcaacattaattaatattatattttaaaatatatttacaacatcTGTCTATGTGACTTAAATCTATATAAAATGAAtcacttatatatattttatacgtATATATGGTTGAGTGACTCACCATTCTAATCCTCTTATTTGAATCACAATATTCATTCATAATATTTTCCCACTTCtcaactattttgataaaataaaaatgaacaaCTTGGATTCCTACCCTCCAACTCTCCGCCCCAAAAACAACCATCCACTAAACCTAGACGACCCAAATGACTTCAAGGGCCCTGACCCAATTCAAGATCCGGATCCTGTTCCAATCATAGATCTTCATTGTTTGGACCACAAAAACTTAGATGAAGCTTGCAAGGATTGGGGGCTATTTCGTTTGGTTAATCATGGTGTTCCATTAACCCTTTTAGAACAACTTCAAAACTTAGCCAAACAACTATTTTCTTTATCCTTTGAGTCCAAACAAGAAGCATGCAATGAAAAACCTATCACATACTTTTGGGGTACCCCTGCCCTAACTCCTTCTGGGACAGCTATAACAAGAGACCCTCAAAATATCAATTGGGTTGAAGGTTTTGATGTGCCATTATGTCAACTCTCTCAATTCCAACATCAACTTCCTACACTTGAATCCATGAGGTAAGCACAATGCcaataaaaactttatttattattatatttttaggattttattttcATGGAGGATCTATGTAAAAAATACATCACTAATTCATTATAACCACTCATTCATTTAGATAACTTCAAAATTAGTTATTGTAAAGGAGTCTTAAGAAAAAGTCAAAGGCATAACAACAATTCTACAAATTTTTacacttataattaaattcaaatatttttcataatttaacaATAATGATTCATccatagtataattttttttattatcatgaTATGCATGAATTAAACCtatatttaattgataatttgTAATTTGTCGTCTTCttcttgtttatttgtttttattttataactttttatattattttacgtTTCTTTCTTGGTCATCTTTTTTGTCTTACTTTTTGGGAGTTTGTGTATGCGTGGAAATGAGATCATGGCCTTATTGGATCGGTTGTCGGGTGCAAATATTGTTTTATGCGGTAGCTTTTGTCACTTTTTTGAGAAAATGACATTTTGCTTGATGACCAATAACATTGCATGAAGGGGTGTTTGGACCAATTGGATTGCATAAATCCATGAAGGTTAGGTGATAGTCTGATAGACGTGTCTAACGTATAATttccttaaaaatataaaaaaaaatagtaagatAAACttagcattcacacaataataACTTCATATataacacaaattttataaatttaaccaTATCATTTTATAGTgtatattttacttatgttttaaatatcttattaaggtaatcaataattttttaatatattagatTTATTTTGTTAGAACTTTGAATTCATTTGTGTTCTaagagttaaattattttttgtaaaggGTTTTGGTAATGGAATATGCAACCCATTTGTCAAGAATTGCGACAACTTTATTCGAAGCAATGTCTAAGAACCTTAATCTGAATTTGAAAGCTACAAAATCATATGTATCAGAAAAGACTGGAATGGTGCGTGTGTATCGTTACCCACGGACGGATGTTGGTTGGGGCATGGAGGTTCATACAGATAGCTCAGTTTTGTCCATATTGAACCAAGATGACTTTGTTAGTGGGCTTCAAGTTCTCAAACATGATCAATGGCTAAATGTAAAGCCCATTTCCAACACTTTGATTGTCAACCTTGGTGACATGATGCAGGTCTTAATTCTTTCCATtactcttttcaattttttttttgtgttagATGAAATATTAAATTCCACTATAATTAACTTACACAATTGTGAAGTTactattctttttaatttatatatatatatatatgacaaaaaatatgtgttatttttGAATCCGTATATCGAATTTTAGAGGTGCTCGTCTCAagggatttttttaatttacatttacCTTCTTCTAATGACATTGATGGAGATAGAGATAAAACCTAATTAGCTTCCGCTATTGAtgtgatttaatttttagaatcaATACATTTGTAGATTATACATTTCAGTGTAtagacaaattttaaattatacttccTCAGAcctcaattaatttattttggtatAGGCAATTAGCAGTGACAAGTACAAAAGTGTGTCACACAGAGTGAAGGTAGATAAAGACATAGAGAGGATTTCAATATGCTACTTTGTATTTCCTGGGGAAGGTGTTGTGATTGAGAGCTCCAAGTACAAGCCCTTTACTTACAATGAGTTCAGAGCACAAGTGCAACAAGACATCAAAACCGTTGGGTATAAAGTTGGCCTTCCAAGGTTTCAGCACAACCAAGACTcttaaattaaacttttttttttcttttttagtttaGATTTTCCGTTTTTGATTACAGTTAAGATGATAAATATCATCATGAATTCATACATtactgtttttgtttttgttaaatagttcaccaatttaaaattgaaattgaaatatgtTGAAATTGAAAGTGTTAGGAGAGAGTAATTgtttatatatcatattttactagtttatatgaaatatttataaaataaaataaatgagtaaatatatttttagtcctgACAAAATTTCAACCTTATAagtttagtatattttttaaatatatatttttttgcatatatatatttttttaaatatacattttttgtcctaatatatatattttttaaatatatatttcgtttgttaaatattttttttttttgcatacatatattaaaaaatatcctATGAACGCACATGCAAATCTACACATCTACATATAAGTTTGTCCTAATTTGTTCTGTTCATAAAAGTtactttttaactaaaattaaaatctttaaaagtaaagttgaAGTTGTTGTttgataattgttattttttcttaacTTTAAGCTAAAAGTTATTtggtaaattaataaaatactgaTTTTGTTAAACAAACACcataagtaaaatatttaaacaaagataaattattattttttaaaaatcaaataataataatggattATATTAGTTTACTAAAATATTTCaagaaatatttatattgtgaAATGTTAATAGATGTGTAAacgtttttaaattttaatgcaTATCAactaactttaatttttattgtaaaaaaatacataaatatattttaaagaaactgATTTAAATacttacaacaacaaaaaatatttaaagagaatttgataatattattagcgatataaaaatagtttactaaataatatataactagAAAATATAAATTGCAAATAAGTTATGGATttataatacttattttaagattaaaaaagcaataaaataaaattaaattaaaaaaatatgtgagaTGTGTCGTAGCGGCATTTCATATGCAACAGAGCATGTGTTGATAAGATTAAATCTgctaacaaaatattaaaaaaaataaaaagtagttTAAAAAATGTCCAAGGGTGGGATCGAAGAGGAACATATAAGAAAGTTACTTACTTTTCTAaaagttagatttttttttcatcataaataaataagttatttgaTTCTAAACTTTTCTTACAAAATACTATTTGAGTTGGGTTCTACTTAAttaaacataaacaaaatagTATATATGTTTAGTGCAAACAAATCTTCAAAAATCATAGAAGATAATGTTTATTATCAAATCTATTTCGGCTTCCGTGTCATAAATTTCTAGATTTGATTATGTGTTACTATTCTtgaattagaaaaattattatttaattaacgagattaatttcaaaaataagttttttttttatgaatgaaacaatgaaaaattcttttaaattgttaactcttgaacaaaattaatatttatttaatttttttaatgatattttgtcAATATCCTAACAAGTGAattcaaatacatcataaaaattatgataagtattatatttataaataatgaacaatacattttttttataaggtaTTCTacaagtatatatataatttttttaatataaatttacatATTCAAATCGTATCGTAAcataaaaaattcacaaatcCACGTATCCATATAGTATCGcacttataaatatatattgatatatttcaTGTTTATTCtaagatattttaattttttcatttgccaaatatatatatatatatatatatatatatttcatatacAAATACTAGAAatcaacttttaattttatctacATATTTTTTCTAGATGTTGGTTAAATATCTGCATGAAAAATGTTACTCGTAGATTTTTTTgcagaataatttttttttatgtaaaaccTTCATAGATAACTATTACAAATTTTAATGGAAAATgttaaatatgattaaaaaatgttaatttaatttgtttgacttTTCAACTTATCCACTCATGTTTGGCTATGCGGTCTCCTAATTGGTTCTTTCACAATTTATGATGGTTTGCGATTGtaaatttcgagaaaaatagaacacataatttttatacttctaaacaaaaattatatcatgTTCACAAAttataaggaaaaaaaattaagtataaaCAAGTACATAATACAATcgaattacaaatataaaaataaatcatactCAATATAATCACTAGTACTATGAATGTCATCATCACTACTATCTTCATTAGTTTCATTGTTGGGTTGTGATGATAAACTGAGACAAGAAAAAATCGAACAAATCCTAAATGTTATATGAAAATAGTTACTTTTTTGTTGATCTTGATCATCTCTTTTTCATGTCGTTGCAATTGTTGCTTCATGACATAACTCATAATTTTAatggaagaaaaatatatattattttaaaaaaattactcctAAGTAGAGAAATAATTCTcataattatttcttaaaatatttctaaataattatttcttaaaatattttctgaATAACTCCCCCTCCTCCATTTCTCtcatcttataaaaataaaagaaaatattaactaGCTTTTATTACATCCACTCATCAAAAATTAAACGTTTTTCCCACTACCCCTTCCCTCATAACTTTAATGGAAGATTAGTATAATAAGAAATCTTATTAACTAACTTCTATTCCCTTCATTCATCCTTCTAGAAACTAAATGTGTGTGAGGTGTGTGATTTGGGTGAATGAGACCCACTCTTTGAGCCGTCATTCTTTTTAATTTGCAGTGTTCTATCACTTCAAAGAATATCATTAACAACGTATAAATATTGTTCTATGATTGCAAGTTAAATCTCCTATGTTGATTCCCATCAAGCTCAATAAATGGTAATTGAGATTGAGTTAACAAATCAATGCCAATAACCTGCAAGGAACACATGGTGCATACATTACTATATagcttaattataatttttattggtGCGAATAAACTTAATTGAATAAAGATATCTGAATGTTAAAGAAATAGCATCACCAGTGAATTTCTTCCCCGATACGTACTTACATAATAACTCTCAGAATTACACTTCCTACAAACTCATCACCCTTTGAATCATATATAGTTGTTTATTATCACAGGAGAAAGAAAATCTTCTTTCATCATATCCTTACTACTCATCACTACCATGGTGAGTCTCATAATAGTCACGACCTCGATTGAGCTGAAAACATTCGGACCAAActttagatttaaatttaatgtttacTTACATgtcattatatttatttataactaaaaatatttaatagatattttttagTGCTACATTTAATAGATA from Cicer arietinum cultivar CDC Frontier isolate Library 1 chromosome 5, Cicar.CDCFrontier_v2.0, whole genome shotgun sequence carries:
- the LOC101504070 gene encoding gibberellin 2-beta-dioxygenase 8 → MNNLDSYPPTLRPKNNHPLNLDDPNDFKGPDPIQDPDPVPIIDLHCLDHKNLDEACKDWGLFRLVNHGVPLTLLEQLQNLAKQLFSLSFESKQEACNEKPITYFWGTPALTPSGTAITRDPQNINWVEGFDVPLCQLSQFQHQLPTLESMRVLVMEYATHLSRIATTLFEAMSKNLNLNLKATKSYVSEKTGMVRVYRYPRTDVGWGMEVHTDSSVLSILNQDDFVSGLQVLKHDQWLNVKPISNTLIVNLGDMMQAISSDKYKSVSHRVKVDKDIERISICYFVFPGEGVVIESSKYKPFTYNEFRAQVQQDIKTVGYKVGLPRFQHNQDS